GATTACGGGAACTTCGCTGATCCAGCCTTTTTGTTTTGCATGACGCAGGATTGCCCGGATATTCCGCCAACTGCTTTGGAATGTCGTCGCAGCGAGCCCTGACGATTTGCACCCTTGGTAGAATTCAAGGATCGCAGCCTTGTTGATATCATCGAGGCTTGGATCGTCAGTCAGCCTTTCCCAGCGGTTACAGTGATGCAGGTAGGATTCTGCGGTTCGCGGTGCAAGCTCGACTTCAGGGTCGTTGATGTACTCCTCAGTTGCCTGTCTCAGCTTCATAGTCTTTACCTCGTTTCAAAAGAAAGTTAAGAAGCGTGCCTGCTCGCTGAAAGGTAAGGTACAACCCTGCACCGTCGACTGAAATTCAGGTGTTTTCCTGTATTTAAGACGTTAAAATACTCAGTATTTCAGGGTTTTTCCGGCGTGTTCATAAGCAACAAAAAAACCCTATGCCGTTTAACATAGGGTTTACACTACTTGGGAATTCGCAATTAGTCAAGTCTGTACAAGGGAAATTTTACGCAATAGCGTTTTCCTTCATGATCTCGTCCAGACTGACATCGAGCGCATCCGCTGCCCGCATTAGGAATCCAGCACTGGGGATGGACTCAAGGCTGATTATCCGGCTGATTTTCGACTGGTCATCCCCTGTTTGCTTCGACAACCAGTAGCGGGAGTGACCCTGCTCATCGAGTAAGCGTGTGAGATTCGCAGAGACGATCGCTTTTGCTTCGGTGTCAGAGACCATGGCTGAAGCTCCCTTCGGTTTGCGTATAGAGATCGCGAGTGGTCCAAACGACCCCGGTGAGGGGGGCATTCGAGGGCCTCGCGGACACCTCCCACTCGCGAAGCACTTAAATACTGTGCTGTTTGCGGTTTAGGGGTGAGTAACGGGATTTGAACCCGCGACCTCCGGAATCACAATCCGGCGCTCTAACCAACTGAGCTATACCCACCATATGCAGCCAAGTGGCTGAAAATTCGACCAGCTTCTCTCAGAATTCTACTGATTCTAACCAATTCTCATACACCTGAAAAGACATTGGTTGCGAGAAATGATTCAACTGCTACGTTATCGAAGCTGATTTCGGGATGCAAGTATTCCAAGGCACGGAATCAAGAATATTTCCTCTATACGTGCATCTCCTGCGAACAATCTGTAGAATTGATACTTCAAAGTTCCCCGATGAATTTACATTGATTTAACAGATTAAAACAGGGAAAAAGCGCATGAAAACTATTAGATTCACCTGCATGATTCTCGCGACTTTCGCATTGAGCCTTTCTCAATCAGAAGTTCAGGCTCAGGATTCAACCAATTATCCCACCATTGGCGAAATCGTTCGTCTCGATCCACGCCTCGATCAACTGATAGACAAGGATACGAAGATTGAGGTTCTCTCTTCCGGATTTGACTGGTCCGAAGGCCCGGTCTGGGTGGGAGATGCTAAAGATGGATTTCTACTGTTTTCAGATATTCCCCGCAACTCCGTCATGAAGTGGAAAGAAGGGGAAGGAGCCAGCCTGTTTATGAAACCCTCAGGTTATA
This genomic interval from Gimesia alba contains the following:
- a CDS encoding helix-turn-helix domain-containing protein — translated: MVSDTEAKAIVSANLTRLLDEQGHSRYWLSKQTGDDQSKISRIISLESIPSAGFLMRAADALDVSLDEIMKENAIA